The Flavobacterium jumunjinense genome includes a region encoding these proteins:
- a CDS encoding OmpA family protein has protein sequence MKKLFFCALSIPFIGFSQNNVTTNSTQEISELNTNSLVHYTFSDTGINSELSEVGATFFKNKFIIVSNKKRRHAQTTLNESSKKYNNNTYCTDVDDHGNLSFPLHFSKILDNEFNEGAMTFSEDEKTIYFTKNSGDNKPFKLFKASFDLEAKGYWKNITEIKITSEEYSIETPFLNKTNNKLYFSSNMPGGFGGYDIYEADVAENGTVTNIKNLGNKVNSKKDEKYIFVTPSNKYIYFSSNGHKGNGGYDIFRSSIVNNNSFENTVNIGSGLNTDKDETAFMLTSDTQGYISINKRSNREDFDIYRFDINEKEQELNITIIDIDSNTKLTNANVIIKDEFGDIIKKTVTDNEGKIVLKSIPLTKYTITTNKEGYDSNSTDIVASPNSPTISKIVNLVAKKPIVENTEIVFTFDNIYFDFNKASIKEESKSSLMTIVKQLNDHPNTKISIIAHTDNKGSEKYNQVLSEKRAKSAYDFLIKEGIEKTRLSHSGKGESQPLHDCKTCTKQQDLENRRIEFKINE, from the coding sequence ATGAAAAAATTATTTTTTTGCGCTTTAAGCATCCCATTTATTGGGTTCTCGCAAAATAACGTGACTACAAACTCAACGCAAGAAATTAGTGAATTAAATACTAATTCTTTAGTACATTATACTTTTTCCGATACTGGAATAAATAGTGAATTATCTGAAGTTGGAGCTACTTTTTTTAAGAACAAATTTATTATTGTTTCAAATAAAAAAAGAAGGCATGCTCAAACAACACTTAATGAATCGTCTAAAAAATACAACAACAATACCTATTGCACAGATGTAGATGATCATGGAAATTTATCATTCCCTTTACATTTTTCTAAAATATTAGACAATGAATTTAATGAAGGTGCAATGACTTTTTCTGAAGATGAAAAAACAATCTATTTTACAAAAAATAGTGGAGACAATAAGCCTTTCAAGTTATTCAAAGCTAGTTTCGATCTAGAAGCAAAAGGATATTGGAAAAACATTACGGAAATTAAGATTACAAGTGAAGAATATTCAATTGAAACACCATTCTTAAACAAAACAAACAATAAACTTTATTTCTCTTCAAATATGCCTGGAGGATTTGGAGGCTATGATATTTACGAAGCAGATGTAGCAGAAAATGGTACAGTTACAAACATAAAAAATCTTGGTAATAAAGTAAATTCTAAAAAGGATGAAAAATATATTTTCGTTACACCAAGTAACAAATACATTTATTTCTCTTCAAACGGGCATAAAGGAAATGGTGGATATGATATTTTCAGAAGTTCAATCGTAAACAATAATAGCTTTGAAAATACTGTAAATATTGGATCTGGATTAAACACTGATAAAGATGAAACTGCCTTCATGCTAACAAGTGATACTCAAGGTTATATTTCTATTAACAAAAGAAGTAACAGAGAAGATTTTGATATTTATCGTTTTGATATTAATGAAAAAGAGCAAGAATTAAACATTACAATTATTGATATTGATTCTAATACTAAACTAACAAATGCTAATGTTATAATTAAAGATGAATTTGGTGATATAATTAAAAAAACAGTAACAGACAATGAAGGTAAAATTGTTTTAAAGTCTATTCCATTAACAAAATACACTATTACAACAAACAAAGAAGGCTACGATTCAAACTCAACAGATATTGTTGCTTCTCCTAACAGCCCAACAATAAGTAAAATCGTTAATTTAGTTGCTAAAAAACCAATTGTAGAAAACACAGAAATTGTATTTACATTTGACAACATCTATTTTGACTTCAACAAAGCTTCTATTAAAGAAGAGTCTAAATCTTCTCTAATGACGATTGTTAAGCAATTAAATGACCATCCAAATACTAAAATCTCAATTATTGCTCATACTGACAATAAAGGATCTGAAAAATACAATCAAGTTTTATCTGAAAAAAGAGCTAAATCTGCTTATGATTTCTTAATCAAGGAAGGTATAGAAAAAACTAGACTATCACATTCTGGAAAAGGAGAATCCCAACCATTACATGATTGTAAAACGTGTACTAAACAACAAGACTTAGAAAACAGACGAATAGAGTTTAAAATAAACGAATAA
- a CDS encoding GH3 auxin-responsive promoter family protein, whose translation MALPIINSIASWLLKKRIHQIELFIKYPNEVQEELLFSLIKSAENTVIGKKYEFSTIKNYNTFSERIPVSTYEELEPLIEQTRKGAQNVFWNTPIKWFAKSSGTTNAKSKFIPVSQEALDLCHYKASKDLLCLYLNNNEESQMFTGKSLRLGGSKQLYENNNTFFGDLSAILIDNMPIWAEFSSTPSNKTSLMGDWETKLPAIINETKIENVTSLAGVPSWLMVLLNKTLEETGKNNILEIWPNAEVYFHGGVSFDPYREQYKKLFPKDNFRYYEIYNASEGFFAIQDQNDSNELLLMLDYGIFYEFIPMDTFGTLNQRVIPLNDVELNKNYALVITTNSGLWRYLIGDTIRFTSINPYRIIVSGRTKHHINVFGEELMVENTDKAIAKTCCELNCEVIDYTVAPIFMENKEKGAHEWIIEFKSKPDSIETFSYKLDKNLQFLNSDYEAKRFNNMTLNPIKVNVARNNLFYDWLKDNDKLGGQHKIPRLSNERKYLDELLKIQTLK comes from the coding sequence ATGGCGCTTCCAATAATAAATTCAATTGCTTCATGGCTATTAAAAAAACGAATCCATCAAATAGAATTGTTTATAAAATACCCTAATGAAGTACAAGAAGAATTACTTTTCAGCTTAATAAAATCTGCCGAGAACACCGTTATTGGGAAAAAATATGAATTCTCCACAATTAAAAATTATAATACCTTTTCAGAAAGAATTCCAGTTTCAACCTATGAAGAATTAGAACCTCTAATAGAACAAACAAGAAAAGGAGCTCAAAACGTTTTTTGGAACACACCTATAAAATGGTTTGCAAAATCTAGTGGAACTACAAATGCTAAAAGTAAGTTTATCCCTGTTAGTCAAGAAGCACTAGACCTTTGTCATTATAAAGCAAGTAAAGATTTACTTTGCTTATATTTGAATAATAATGAAGAATCCCAAATGTTTACAGGAAAAAGTTTACGACTTGGCGGTAGTAAGCAACTATATGAAAACAACAATACATTTTTCGGAGATTTATCGGCTATTTTAATAGATAACATGCCGATATGGGCCGAATTTAGCTCTACACCAAGTAACAAAACATCATTAATGGGAGATTGGGAAACAAAATTACCCGCAATTATTAATGAAACAAAAATAGAAAACGTTACTAGTTTAGCAGGTGTTCCGAGTTGGCTAATGGTTTTATTAAACAAGACACTTGAAGAAACTGGGAAAAATAATATTTTAGAAATTTGGCCAAATGCGGAAGTATACTTCCATGGAGGTGTTAGTTTTGATCCTTACAGAGAACAGTATAAGAAACTCTTTCCAAAGGATAATTTTAGATATTATGAAATCTATAATGCTTCCGAAGGTTTTTTCGCTATACAAGACCAAAATGATTCTAATGAATTATTGTTAATGCTTGATTATGGCATTTTCTATGAATTTATCCCCATGGATACCTTTGGAACACTAAATCAAAGAGTAATTCCTTTAAATGATGTAGAGTTAAACAAAAATTATGCTTTAGTTATTACAACTAATTCAGGATTATGGCGTTATTTAATTGGAGACACTATTCGTTTTACTTCAATAAATCCCTATCGAATAATTGTTAGTGGAAGAACAAAGCACCATATTAATGTATTTGGAGAAGAATTAATGGTTGAAAATACTGACAAGGCGATTGCAAAAACATGCTGTGAATTAAACTGTGAAGTTATCGATTATACAGTTGCTCCAATATTTATGGAAAACAAAGAAAAAGGAGCTCATGAATGGATAATCGAATTCAAATCTAAGCCCGATAGCATTGAGACTTTTTCTTATAAATTAGACAAAAATTTACAGTTTTTAAATTCTGATTACGAAGCAAAAAGATTCAACAACATGACATTAAACCCTATAAAGGTTAATGTTGCTAGAAATAATCTTTTTTATGATTGGTTAAAAGACAATGATAAACTTGGTGGACAACACAAAATACCTAGACTTTCTAATGAAAGAAAATACCTCGATGAGCTATTAAAAATACAAACCTTAAAATAA
- a CDS encoding DUF2797 domain-containing protein, with protein MTYQGVLQKMQTELMNPIQYYLVFEDSFLNVNQLLNKEIQIKFEGFQCLNCGLQKKIFRQGFCYDCFMSSPAVGDWIMRPELSTAHLDIEDRDLSYEKRVQLQPHVVYLALSSDVKVGVTRKTQVPTRWIDQGAVQAVPIVEVPNRYLAGIAEVALKNHYADKTSWQKMLKNDFPEADLLLERKKAFEWLPEEVKQHFSNDISVLDLNFPVLEYPKKVKSLNLDKTPFFTGKVSGIKGQYLLFEDGTVFNVRSNEGYVVKINVLN; from the coding sequence ATGACATATCAAGGTGTGCTACAAAAAATGCAAACAGAATTAATGAATCCAATTCAATACTATTTAGTGTTTGAAGATAGTTTCTTGAATGTTAATCAATTGTTGAATAAAGAGATACAAATTAAATTTGAAGGGTTTCAATGCTTAAATTGTGGTCTTCAAAAGAAAATATTCAGACAAGGTTTTTGTTATGATTGTTTTATGAGTAGTCCAGCAGTTGGGGATTGGATTATGAGACCAGAGTTAAGTACAGCTCACTTAGATATTGAAGATAGAGATTTGTCTTATGAAAAAAGAGTGCAATTGCAACCTCATGTTGTGTATTTAGCTTTGTCTAGTGATGTGAAAGTAGGAGTTACTCGAAAAACACAAGTGCCAACACGTTGGATCGATCAAGGTGCGGTTCAAGCTGTGCCTATTGTTGAGGTTCCAAACAGATATTTAGCAGGAATAGCAGAGGTCGCTTTGAAAAATCATTATGCAGACAAAACAAGTTGGCAAAAAATGTTGAAGAACGATTTTCCAGAGGCTGATTTATTACTTGAAAGGAAAAAAGCTTTTGAATGGTTACCAGAAGAAGTAAAGCAGCATTTCTCTAATGATATTTCTGTTCTAGATTTAAATTTTCCTGTTTTAGAATATCCGAAAAAGGTTAAAAGTTTAAATTTAGACAAAACACCATTCTTCACAGGTAAGGTTTCTGGGATCAAAGGACAGTATTTATTGTTTGAAGATGGAACTGTATTTAATGTGAGAAGTAATGAAGGTTATGTAGTGAAAATTAATGTGTTAAATTAA